One window of the Epinephelus moara isolate mb chromosome 24, YSFRI_EMoa_1.0, whole genome shotgun sequence genome contains the following:
- the dag1 gene encoding dystroglycan: MRNKLSWGRLGASRGLDVRLPRTRALLLGLLLAVAGWLPQPVHADVEIDVLGEMVLMEGGGESDVDRRSDLEASMHSSLLRDFQEVTEGIRAMEVVAGDTGEPAATQQNTAAPTAFPDSSAVVGRIFQMTVPNKMEDVYLGDIVKITEMGKDSLPAWLHWDASSRILQGLPLEEDKGVHYISVSISNHTKSSTSSEVFSIEVHPEDHLDADSAQLASNQASTEDDVQPFMCSNEEPVTVLTVILDADLTKMSSEQRVELLDDMRSFSGVGLQHMKILPVVNNRLFDMSAFMAGPGNAKKVVENGALLSWKLGCSLDQSTVPNINSVQGPAKEGTMSAKLGYPVVGWHIANKKPHVPKRVRRQLNNTPTPVLAVLPPTTVVEPPVRIIPTLSSPSIAAPTESSAPPVRGPVPLPGKPTIRVRDPIAHTPTLGPPQPTRVMETTSTLPIQPTMTRPTYVEATATPPVPTKRPTKKTKRPKTTPVPREPKTSTAKPSRRTTPSPAIIPDPYNEKPVLRNPIDQVNALVGTYFEVKIPSDTFFDKEDGTTDKLRLTLRQNHNEVVGEGSWIQFNTTSQLLYGLPDVQHVGKHEYFMQATDKGGLNAIDAFEVRVNRWPINDKTPVIFTARFDGEPRSVTNDIHKKILLVKKLAYALGDRNSSTVSLRNISKGSIVVEWTNTSLPQHPCPKEQLTVMSRTLASADGKPSQTFRYSMEPEFKPLDVMVKGRASCRTYSFIPPGEIDIPEPPAITPASGTGRQSTDDVYLHTVIPAVVVAAILLIAGIIAMICYRKKRKGKLTIEDQATFIKKGVPIIFADELDDSKPPPSSSMPLILQEEKPPLPPPEYPNMATPETTPLNQELLGEYTALRDEDPNAPPYQPPPPFTTPMEGKGSRPKNMTPYRSPPPYVPP, encoded by the exons ATGCGTAATAAACTAAGTTGGGGACGCCTCGGGGCGAGCAGGGGCCTCGATGTGAGACTACCCAGGACTAGAGCCTTGCTGCTGGGTTTGCTTCTGGCCGTAGCGGGCTGGCTCCCTCAGCCGGTCCATGCAGATGTGGAGATCGATGTGCTGGGAGAGATGGTGTTGATGGAAGGAGGTGGAGAGAGTGACGTAGACAGGAGAAGCGACCTGGAGGCCTCCATGCACTCCTCGCTCCTTCGGGACTTCCAGGAAGTGACGGAAGGTATCCGGGCGATGGAGGTTGTTGCTGGAGACACCGGCGAGCCTGCGGCGACTCAGCAGAACACGGCCGCGCCCACCGCCTTCCCGGACTCCTCGGCGGTAGTGGGTCGGATCTTCCAGATGACAGTGCCAAACAAGATGGAGGATGTTTACCTGGGTGACATTGTCAAG ATCACAGAGATGGGGAAGGACTCCCTCCCTGCCTGGCTGCACTGGGACGCCAGCAGCAGGATCCTTCAGGGTCTGCCTTTGGAGGAGGACAAAGGCGTCCATTACATCTCTGTATCCATCTCCAACCACACCAAATCCTCCACTTCTTCAGAGGTGTTTTCCATCGAGGTTCATCCCGAAGATCATCTGGACGCAGATTCAGCCCAGCTGGCGTCCAACCAGGCCTCCACCGAAGACGACGTCCAGCCATTCATGTGTAGCAACGAGGAGCCGGTCACGGTGCTGACGGTGATCCTGGACGCCGATCTGACCAAGATGAGCTCAGAGCAGAGGGTGGAGCTTCTGGACGACATGAGGAGCTTCTCTGGGGTGGGGCTCCAGCACATGAAGATCCTCCCCGTGGTCAACAACAGGCTGTTTGACATGTCTGCGTTCATGGCAGGACCGGGGAACGCCAAAAAG GTGGTGGAGAATGGCGCTCTGTTGTCCTGGAAGCTCGGCTGCTCGCTGGACCAGAGCACCGTCCCAAACATCAACAGTGTCCAGGGTCCTGCAAAGGAAGGCACGATGTCGGCCAAGCTGGGCTACCCTGTGGTGGGATGGCACATCGCCAACAAGAAACCCCACGTCCCTAAACGTGTGAGGCGCCAATTAAACAACACTCCAACACCTGTTCTGGCTGTGCTTCCTCCTACAACTGTAGTGGAGCCTCCAGTGAGGATTATTCCAACACTCTCGTCTCCTTCTATCGCTGCACCAACCGAAAGCTCTGCTCCGCCTGTAAGAGGCCCCGTTCCCCTGCCAGGAAAGCCTACAATCAGAGTCCGTGACCCTATTGCCCACACCCCGACCCTGGGGCCCCCTCAACCAACCAGAGTCATGGAGACCACCAGCACGCTTCCTATCCAGCCAACCATGACCAGGCCTACTTATGTGGAGGCGACCGCCACACCACCTGTACCAACTAAAAGACCGACCAAGAAAACTAAGAGACCTAAAACCACACCTGTGCCCAGAGAGCCAAAGACCTCCACAGCGAAGCCGTCCAGGCGCACCACACCGTCACCAGCCATCATCCCGGACCCATACAACGAGAAGCCTGTCCTGCGTAACCCCATCGACCAGGTCAACGCATTGGTGGGCACCTACTTCGAGGTTAAGATCCCATCTGATACCTTCTTTGATAAAGAGGACGGGACCACTGACAAGCTGCGTCTAACGCTGAGACAGAATCACAATGAGGTGGTCGGAGAGGGCTCCTGGATCCAGTTCAACACCACCAGCCAGCTCCTGTACGGCCTGCCTGACGTCCAACACGTGGGGAAACACGAATACTTCATGCAGGCGACTGACAAAGGAGGCCTGAACGCAATCGATGCTTTTGAGGTGCGTGTGAACCGCTGGCCCATCAACGACAAGACCCCCGTGATTTTCACTGCCAGATTCGACGGTGAGCCTCGTTCAGTTACGAATGACATCCACAAGAAGATCCTTCTGGTCAAGAAGCTGGCGTACGCGCTGGGCGACCGCAACAGCAGCACGGTCAGTCTACGAAACATCAGCAAAGGCTCCATTGTGGTGGAGTGgacaaacaccagcctcccgcAGCACCCGTGTCCAAAAGAACAGCTCACGGTCATGAGCCGGACGCTCGCCAGTGCTGACGGAAAACCCTCACAGACATTCAGGTACTCTATGGAGCCTGAGTTCAAACCGCTGGATGTCATGGTGAAGGGAAGGGCGAGCTGCAGAACGTATTCCTTCATCCCGCCAGGAGAGATCGATATACCAGAACCTCCAGCAATCACTCCGGCTTCAGGAACAGGCCGGCAGAGCACAGATGACGTCTATCTCCACACGGTCATTCCCGCCGTGGTGGTGGCGGCGATCTTGCTAATAGCAGGCATCATCGCGATGATCTGCTACAGGAAGAAACGAAAGGGCAAGCTGACCATCGAGGACCAGGCCACCTTCATCAAAAAAGGCGTGCCGATCATTTTCGCAGATGAACTTGACGACTCTAAGCCGCCTCCGTCGTCCAGCATGCCCTTGATCCTACAGGAAGAGAAGCCCCCTCTTCCACCGCCCGAGTACCCCAACATGGCCACGCCAGAGACCACTCCCCTCAACCAGGAGCTGCTGGGGGAGTACACAGCTCTGCGTGATGAAGACCCCAATGCGCCTCCCTACCAGCCACCTCCTCCCTTCACCACTCCCATGGAGGGCAAGGGCTCCCGTCCCAAGAACATGACTCCCTACAGATCTCCACCTCCCTACGTGCCACCCTAA